The sequence TCGTCACAAACAACATGCGGCCCTGACCCTGGACGATTGAACCCATCTGGTGCCCGGCTGAGGTTTTCATGTCGTAGAATCTGGGCTTGCGTTCAAACCACACGTTTTTTGCAAGTACTTCATTGCTTGCCTTCTCCCGGATGATAAACATATTGCCTTCCATATCGAGAAGGTAAGGCGAAGCGTTATGAGTACGAATCATGAAGAAACAGCCGTCTTCAAGGTGACCATACCAGGGGATCTTGTCCCCGTACACCTTCGTCTTGTCCCAATCGTATGAAAAAAGATGAAATCCCTTCCACAGGAGGTCATCCCTCCGGCTGAAATTATCGATAGCTGCCTTGCTGATATCTATGCCCGTGCGCAATATCTCGCTCTTCAATATGATGTTCGGATGCACGTCAGAAAATTGCTTATATAACTCTTCCATGCTCATAGCAAATCCCTCCTCCTGTTAATTTTAATTTCATGCGTCTGTTTTTCTCACACCTCCTTTTGTCTTTGCCGTCGTCTTTACCCGGATCGTTCATCGCACTGCAACGCAGCATTGTGTCGGCGGTCCGGTTCCATCGACATCGTTACCGCCGCCCCCTGCTAACAAAAACAGACCGGTTCTTCTTCCAGGGGGATGTTCGGTTGAGGCACCGTATATTTTACCTCGGTATTTATCGGGATCTGCCCGTTCGGCAACACAACGGCATCATCGGAAAACCTGTCTAAGGATCTCCATAGAACGGCATCGGCATTGAAAAAATCCTGGTAAACATTCCACCAGCGCAGCTTTACTCCGCTTAAGTGTGTCTGAGCGACAAGAATTATCTTTTTTTCCCTCAGGCCGAACAGTATCTCTTTGAAGTCATCCGGGGTTACGCCTCTGGCCCATAGAGATTCATCGCACAGCGAACCGGTGCCCATCTCTTTATATGGTACGCTGCTGACGGAAACGATCTTCGTTTTATACTCTTTTGGTTTGTATACAACGGCCCTGGCCCCCGCAGTACCACGGCCCAGCACATATTCAGCACCAAGTGCATCGGCAGCCTGAAGCGTGATCTCGTCGTACGCAAAGAACTTTGTGCTGAACACGCGCATCGGTCTTCCGAGACAGGACTGGGCACGGTCTTTCATGTTCTTCAATATTGCATATTGCGCCGCATAAGGCTCATTCCACAAAGGACGCTCATTGAAGGCACACCCGACCTCGAACCCCCTTTTTGAGAGATCCGTCACAATATCGCGATTATTCTCGATTGTGTATCCATCAATCTGTATTAAAGCGGGTATTCCCCGTCTCTCAAGTTCATCAGCCCAATGATTCAGTCCGACCATATTCCCGCGGTCTAAGAGCAGAAACATTCCCTCAATCTTTCCGTCTTTCACTTTTGACATCTGTACCTCCTACAAATGTTATTCAAAAATGCGGAACCAATTGTCGCTATTTAATTGTGGATATTGCAATAGGTATGCCAAAACAGTCGAATGCACAGATGATAAGAAGAACAGTGATTTTGGGGCCTTACGAAAAAAAGGCTGTCTCATTCATGAGACGATTCTCAGCCACCGGCTCATAATTGATACAGGCAATTAAGACAAGCGGAAGATCAGAAGGTGAGGCTAAAAAAACCGTGAGTCGTAATTCGTAAAGGGGGAAAAACTGTACGGCACAGGAAGAGTGGGTTGTCATTGCGAGCGGAGCGTGGCAATCTCATCCCTTGAGTTTGCCTTTTTCCACTCACGTCTCACGAATTACGAATTACGGATTTCCCGCTATCGGCTTAGAGCCTTTTTTGTTTCGGCTGACGGCTATCAATTGCCAGTTCCCCGGTCTTCCTTCTTGTGCGG is a genomic window of Syntrophorhabdaceae bacterium containing:
- a CDS encoding polysaccharide deacetylase family protein is translated as MSKVKDGKIEGMFLLLDRGNMVGLNHWADELERRGIPALIQIDGYTIENNRDIVTDLSKRGFEVGCAFNERPLWNEPYAAQYAILKNMKDRAQSCLGRPMRVFSTKFFAYDEITLQAADALGAEYVLGRGTAGARAVVYKPKEYKTKIVSVSSVPYKEMGTGSLCDESLWARGVTPDDFKEILFGLREKKIILVAQTHLSGVKLRWWNVYQDFFNADAVLWRSLDRFSDDAVVLPNGQIPINTEVKYTVPQPNIPLEEEPVCFC